A window from Acidobacteriota bacterium encodes these proteins:
- a CDS encoding TraR/DksA C4-type zinc finger protein, producing the protein MKELAEYLTEAERNHGHMCPGQVLGVRMAMLGCRLVGIEEPKVGKRLIVFVEIDRCAADAINTVTGCRLGKRTLKFRDFGKLAATFLNTETNEAVRVVAVESSRERAKQLFSHLPTKKEQQLEAYKTLPDDNLFAWQRVRITLPDADKPGHPLVRVECDECGEGINDHREVERDGRTLCKACAGECYYSPL; encoded by the coding sequence ATGAAAGAATTGGCCGAGTATTTGACCGAAGCCGAGCGCAATCACGGCCACATGTGTCCGGGACAGGTGCTGGGCGTGCGGATGGCGATGTTAGGGTGTCGCCTTGTCGGTATCGAAGAGCCAAAGGTCGGCAAGCGGCTGATTGTATTCGTTGAAATTGATCGCTGCGCGGCGGATGCAATCAACACAGTGACAGGCTGCCGACTTGGCAAACGCACCTTGAAATTTCGAGACTTTGGCAAACTCGCCGCAACTTTCCTCAATACCGAAACCAACGAAGCCGTCCGCGTCGTCGCGGTCGAATCTTCGCGCGAACGGGCCAAACAACTTTTCAGCCACCTGCCAACCAAAAAAGAACAGCAACTGGAAGCGTATAAGACTTTGCCGGACGACAATCTGTTTGCCTGGCAGCGAGTGCGGATCACCTTGCCCGATGCGGATAAACCCGGTCATCCGCTGGTGCGCGTCGAATGCGACGAATGCGGCGAAGGCATCAACGATCATCGCGAAGTCGAACGCGACGGCCGCACGCTGTGCAAGGCTTGCGCGGGGGAATGCTATTACTCGCCGTTATGA